One genomic segment of Chitinophaga sancti includes these proteins:
- a CDS encoding four-helix bundle copper-binding protein — MMNEQQYQECINACMECANTCDYCASSCLNEANVTDLRRCIRLDLECAAICRMAAEVMSLNGQFSEQVCNLCAEVCHACAEECQRHADMGMQHCRECAEACRKCAAACEEMAHHAVRQVR; from the coding sequence ATGATGAATGAACAACAATACCAGGAATGCATCAATGCATGTATGGAATGTGCCAACACATGTGATTATTGCGCTTCATCCTGTTTGAATGAGGCGAATGTAACAGATTTGCGCCGCTGTATCCGCTTAGATTTAGAGTGCGCAGCTATATGCCGTATGGCGGCAGAGGTGATGAGTTTGAATGGACAGTTTAGCGAGCAGGTTTGCAATTTATGTGCAGAGGTATGTCATGCTTGTGCGGAAGAGTGCCAGCGACATGCGGATATGGGCATGCAGCATTGCAGGGAGTGTGCGGAAGCATGTAGGAAGTGTGCTGCAGCGTGTGAAGAGATGGCCCATCATGCAGTTAGACAGGTAAGATAG
- a CDS encoding aldo/keto reductase, with the protein MDCYRAIGVHEIADNKQVSVARLALAWLLHQKVVTTVIIGAKRPDQLADNIAAVDVVLSEEELTQLDEVSKLAAEYPGWMLERQGANR; encoded by the coding sequence ATGGACTGCTATCGGGCAATTGGAGTGCATGAAATAGCGGATAATAAGCAGGTTTCGGTGGCGAGGTTGGCATTGGCGTGGTTGCTGCATCAGAAGGTAGTGACGACGGTGATTATCGGGGCGAAGCGTCCGGATCAGTTGGCCGATAATATAGCGGCGGTGGATGTGGTGCTAAGTGAGGAGGAGTTGACGCAATTGGATGAGGTGAGTAAGTTGGCGGCGGAGTATCCGGGGTGGATGTTGGAGCGGCAGGGAGCTAATAGATAA
- a CDS encoding 4'-phosphopantetheinyl transferase superfamily protein, whose translation MIGNDIIDLRTAAVESNWRRPNYLSKIFTPEEQSLIRDDKTVWWLWSAKEAVYKIINRVTLQRRYAPLSITFFSENIFKYEGEKFFIKSEITDEFIHTIAVTNPELFPQLEVCKDRTIKYYKDENGMPMIDHQPVSISHHGRYWAMVKQKNM comes from the coding sequence ATGATCGGTAACGATATCATAGACCTGCGCACTGCCGCTGTGGAGAGTAATTGGCGAAGACCCAATTACCTCTCCAAAATTTTTACCCCCGAAGAGCAATCTTTAATCAGGGATGACAAAACAGTCTGGTGGTTATGGAGTGCCAAAGAAGCGGTGTACAAAATTATAAACAGGGTTACTTTACAACGCCGCTACGCGCCATTGTCTATTACCTTTTTCTCCGAAAATATATTTAAGTATGAAGGGGAAAAGTTTTTTATAAAAAGTGAAATTACTGACGAATTCATCCACACCATTGCTGTCACAAATCCTGAATTATTTCCACAATTAGAGGTGTGTAAAGATCGGACAATTAAATACTATAAAGATGAGAATGGTATGCCCATGATAGATCATCAACCTGTGTCAATCAGCCATCATGGGCGATATTGGGCGATGGTAAAACAAAAAAACATGTAA
- a CDS encoding beta-ketoacyl-[acyl-carrier-protein] synthase family protein: MSNKVVITGLGVAAPNGVGIPAFTEALKTGTSGIRHDPQLAELQFSCQIAGKPQVSEELQLQYLDPLELRNFNSNGILYGLIAGIDAWKDAGLQPTVGTDPDWDSGIIFGAGSSGLDKLREAIYKVDALQVRRLGSTVVPQTMASGISAWLGGKLGLGNQVTTNSSACTTGAESVIMAFERIKNGQAKRMIAGSTSGAGPYIWGGFDALKVCTYKHNDTPTQGSRPMSASANGFVPGSGAGALLLESLDSALERGATIYAEILGGHVNSGGQRGDGTMTAPNSVAVQRCITQAMVQAGITGRDIDAINGHLTATSKDSLEIENWSKALGRAGKEFPYINALKGMIGHCLSGSGSIELVAAVLQLKEGFLFPNINCEDLHPEISAIIDEACVPRELINVNLNIIAKASFGFGDVNACVILKKYING; encoded by the coding sequence TCCTCAACTGGCTGAATTACAATTTTCCTGTCAGATAGCCGGTAAGCCGCAAGTATCTGAAGAATTGCAATTACAATACCTCGACCCGCTTGAGCTTCGGAATTTTAATAGCAACGGTATTTTATATGGCCTGATCGCCGGCATCGACGCATGGAAAGATGCAGGCCTCCAACCAACCGTAGGTACCGACCCTGATTGGGACAGCGGCATCATCTTTGGCGCCGGCTCCTCCGGGCTGGATAAACTAAGAGAAGCCATCTATAAGGTAGATGCCCTACAGGTAAGAAGACTCGGCAGCACCGTTGTACCACAAACCATGGCCAGCGGCATCAGCGCCTGGCTGGGGGGTAAACTGGGACTCGGTAACCAGGTCACGACAAATTCCTCTGCCTGTACCACCGGTGCTGAATCTGTGATTATGGCATTTGAACGTATCAAAAACGGGCAGGCAAAAAGAATGATCGCAGGTAGTACCAGCGGTGCCGGCCCTTATATATGGGGCGGATTTGATGCACTGAAAGTATGTACCTATAAACATAATGATACACCTACCCAGGGTTCCCGCCCTATGAGCGCTTCTGCTAACGGGTTTGTACCAGGCAGTGGGGCAGGGGCGTTATTGTTAGAATCTCTGGATAGCGCACTGGAAAGAGGTGCGACCATCTATGCTGAAATATTAGGAGGTCATGTTAATTCCGGCGGACAAAGAGGCGATGGTACCATGACAGCTCCTAACAGCGTAGCCGTGCAGCGTTGCATTACCCAGGCCATGGTCCAGGCAGGGATTACAGGTAGGGATATAGACGCTATTAATGGTCACCTGACCGCCACCAGCAAGGACTCGCTGGAGATCGAAAATTGGAGTAAGGCACTGGGGCGAGCTGGAAAAGAGTTTCCTTATATCAATGCCCTGAAAGGTATGATAGGACATTGTCTGAGTGGGTCCGGGAGTATAGAACTGGTCGCTGCTGTGTTGCAACTGAAAGAAGGCTTCCTGTTCCCGAATATCAATTGTGAAGACCTGCATCCTGAAATCAGTGCTATTATTGATGAAGCATGCGTTCCCCGTGAGTTAATAAATGTAAATTTAAATATCATCGCCAAAGCAAGTTTTGGATTTGGTGATGTTAATGCATGTGTAATCTTGAAAAAATATATAAATGGATAA
- a CDS encoding phosphopantetheine-binding protein yields MDKETLIAELKAIVKPYAKDEEALANINENTDFINDLKINSANLVDVILDVEEKYNIVIDNESMEKMVNVKSAIEIIEAKVA; encoded by the coding sequence ATGGATAAAGAAACCTTAATTGCCGAGCTGAAAGCTATTGTAAAGCCTTATGCAAAAGATGAAGAAGCACTGGCGAATATTAATGAGAATACAGATTTTATTAATGATCTGAAGATTAATTCTGCCAACCTGGTGGATGTGATATTGGATGTGGAGGAGAAGTATAATATTGTGATTGACAATGAATCTATGGAGAAAATGGTGAATGTAAAATCCGCCATAGAAATCATAGAAGCAAAGGTGGCATGA